CTCTGTAGAGATCATGGGCTTTAAAACAGAGGAGCTGCTGCCAGAGGTCGAGATTATCGATGCTGCGGCGTATTTAAGAGATGCGCTAGAAAGCGATGTCCAATTATTTATTTAAATGATTCGACTAGGCTTTAACCCAATCCTCCATGCAGGCATATACTGATGCCATAGAAACTACTGGCACGCCGAAAACACACTATAATCTTAGAACCGACGGCGTACGGGCTGGAGGGAAATCCATGCTAAACATCATCCACGCCTCTTCTGCAGAGACGCCCGCTTCACTACAAGAACATTTCGAGACTTTTCGTGAGCACACCATCGGCATTCGGCATCATATCACCACGCCATATGGCAGACAGCCACTGCTGTATGCTGATTGGACCGCAAGCGGACGCTTATATGAACCGATCGAACGGAAGCTGCAGGAAGCCTTCGGCCCATATGTCAGCAATCCACATACAGACTCCAACACAACCGGATTAACCATGACACTGGCTTATTATGAAGCACGACAAATCATTAAAAAGCATGTAAATGCTGGCCCTCAGGACGTCCTACTCTTCTGCGGAAATGGAACAACGGGAGCCGTGAACAAGCTGCAGCGCATCATGGGGTTAAGGCTCCCTGAATGGCTCCAGGAATATAGTGCCCATTCGATGGAGGAGCGTCCTGTGATCTTCACCAGCCATATGGAGCATCATTCCAATATTCTTCCCTGGCAGGAGGGAGTTGGTGACGTTGTGACTGTTCCTCCCGGAGAGGACGGGAATATAGATCTCCAGCAGCTTGAAGCCCAGTTAAAATTGTATCAGCATCGCCGCTGGAAAATCGGTTCATTTACGGCTTGCTCCAATGTGACCGGAATTCAGACCCCCTACCAGAAGCTTGCCGCGATTATGCACCGTCACGGTGGCCTATGTTTTGTAGATTTTGCCGCCAGTGCTCCCTATGAGCCTATCGATATGCATCCTGTCTCGCCGCTGGAGAAGCTGGATGCGATCTTTTTCTCTCCGCATAAATTTCTGGGTGGACCGGGCACAAACGGTGTTCTAATTTTTGATGAAGCATTAAGTAATGGACGTATTCCTGACGAACCGGGTGGAGGTACAGTGGCTTGGGTCAATCCTTGGGGAGGACGCCGTTACACCAATGAAATAGAGATGCGGGAAGACGGGGGAACGCCGGGGTTTCTGCAAGCTTTTCGGACGGCACTATGTGTGAAGCTGAAGGACCAAATGAATGGAAGCGGTCATTATATGGCGATTAGAGAGTTCGAACTGTGCCAAGAATTAATGAGCGGGCTCCGTAGCATACCCGAATGTTCGCTGCTGGCTGGACATCATACAGAACGTCATGGCATTGTCTCTTTTACACTGCGCGATATTCATTATAACCTAGCTGTCCAACTGCTGAATGATCGCTTCGGTATACAAGCCCGGGGCGGTTGCTCTTGTGCGGGGCCATATGGGCATTACCTGCTTGGAGTAGGGTGGACGCAATCTGCTCAGATCGCTGAGGCTATTACTGTAGGCGACCAGTCGCTTAGACCAGGTTGGATCCGCATCTCTCTACATCCCATTATGACTAATCAGGAAGTAGAGAGAATTGTATCCGCTGTACGAAATATCGTGATCCATATCCAGTGGTGGAAACAGGACTATCTTTATGATGCCTCCACGAACAGTTGGACCCATATCTACGCTGAGGATCCAGCCGAGGCGAAGATCAAAGAACTTTTTTCTGTGTAGCTTCCAACTTATTGCGTGGTATCCTTCACCATGTCCAGATCGGCAGCACTGGCATTGGAGATAACTTGTTCTACATTCTTACAGCCCGGAATTACACTGGTTACTGCGGAATGCTGAAGGCACCACGCCAGAGCCCACTGCGCCATATTCAGACCTGATGGCACTTCATTCGCTGCAATTTCAGCTACAACCCGTAGTTGTTTCTGTCTTACTTCCTCATTATGGTTCGCTCGGACATCACCCTGTCCAAAAACCGCATTCGGCTTATACTTGCCGCTCAAATAACCACTCGCCAACGGAACGCGAGCCAATACGCCTAATTGATTCTCGATGCATAGCGGAAAGATCTCTTCCTCAGGTTTACGATCCAGCCGATTATATACCACTTGTATGGCCTCTGCCTGCACATCTGCTGCTGCAGAGGTCTGAAGCACACCCGAGCCTGATGCACTGATCGAGACGCCTAAATGACGAATTTTACCCGCCTGCTTCTGTCTATCGAGCATACTCCACAGCTTGTCGTTATCGAATTGCTCATCGGTCCCAGAGTGGAATTGATAAAGGTCGATATACTCTGTCTGGAGCGCACGCAGTGAATCATCTAGCTGCTTCAGCACATCCTCAGCACGCCATAGTTGTTCCCTCTGTAGATGTCCCTGAAAATGATGTCCGAATTTCGTAGCCACAATCCAGTCCTCACGTTTCCGGCGAGCCAGATAACCCCCGATGAACTTCTCCGACAAGTGATCTCCGTAACATTCTGCCGTATCAATCAGATTAATACCCAGCTCCCCAGCCTTATCCAGCATGGCATCGACTTCAGCTTGAGTGAAATCCTTACCCCACTCTCCACCGAACTGCCAAGTACCCAAGCCGATCACCGATACATTCATACTTGTACTGCCAAGCTTACGATATTTCATCAACATTTCCTCCTTCGTTCTATCAAAATAGTTCATTCACAGTAATAAACTAAGCAGCCTTATTTCCATTCTGGACCGTTCTTGCGAACCGCGCCTCGATGGCTTTAACTCCCCATAGTGACAGTCCAATAAACACCAAGACATAGATGATCTCCCACGGCTGGCGGATGAATCGTTCAAGATCATTTCCAATATATGAAACTGCGAATACCATGATCGCTTTGCCCACAGTAAGCGCAAGGAGGTATGAACGAAACCTCATGCCAGCAAGACCAGCAGCCATATTAATTACAACGAAGGGTCCCACGGGAAATATACTAAGCAGAAATACATAGCTGAACCCACTTTGCCGCACCCATGTCATACTTTTGGCTACCTTTGGTCGTTCTGCCCATTTTCGTAGATAACGATGTGAGGCTACTTTTTGAATAATCAAAAATGTTGTCACACAGCCCGCAACCAAACCGATCCAAGAATACAAAAAACCTAACCATAAACCATATACAGCCCCGTTTAATCCTACGATCGCAATAGTTGGTAGTGGTGGTATAAATGATTTCATAAACGTTAACGCAATGCCCGGAAAGGGCCCAAACGAACGATATTGTTCAAGTAGATGCCGCAGATTATCCTCTGTCAGCCAAGACATAATATCAAGAAAGTACATAACCAGCTGATCTCCTCATCCGATTGGAATTCTTAACACTTGGTCTCAATTATACACGAAGTTGCGATCATTCCTACAGCTCTTCCAATATAAAGAAAGCAAGCTAGAACTACATGAATGACACTGGTCAAACCCTCAGTCTTCCGCCACACTGAAACGCACCGGCTATGATTGGATGTTAGGGATCACAACCATAGAGCTCGTCATGTCTACGAAAACTGTGGCTTTACACTGGAAGGCACTCTACGTGATTGCATAAAAGTAGGGGAGCGCTTTGAATCTCTGCATATCATGTCCTTATTGAGGCATGAATATATGGAGGGCGAGCAGCAGCTGTAATTCAGATACACCGATAATTCAAATTAGGATTAAAAAATAATTACATATAGGGAAATTATCCCTATAGTTCTGTCGTTCGAGTGATAAAAACCGCAATATAGGGAATTTCTCCCAATAATTGAGCGGATTTGGTCAACATCGGCGATATCTCGGTGATTTATAGGGTAGTTTTCCCTATAATGTCTATTCCGAGGCCGTAAGCGGCTAATTATACGGAGATTTTCCCTATAATCACCCTCACTCCGCGCAATTACGAATAAATCACCTTTATCATTTTCACAGCACCATCATATTCACTGCGAATTCTTTTCACTGCGCTCTCTTCTCACAATGCATCCATCTCATTCCACGATGAAAAGCCGAGCATCAAGCCCCCGATCCAGAAGCTTACTACTCAGCTTTCAATACCCTCACCTTAAACCTCTCCACTGTAACAACTGGCCT
The window above is part of the Paenibacillus sp. FSL K6-0276 genome. Proteins encoded here:
- a CDS encoding aminotransferase class V-fold PLP-dependent enzyme produces the protein MLNIIHASSAETPASLQEHFETFREHTIGIRHHITTPYGRQPLLYADWTASGRLYEPIERKLQEAFGPYVSNPHTDSNTTGLTMTLAYYEARQIIKKHVNAGPQDVLLFCGNGTTGAVNKLQRIMGLRLPEWLQEYSAHSMEERPVIFTSHMEHHSNILPWQEGVGDVVTVPPGEDGNIDLQQLEAQLKLYQHRRWKIGSFTACSNVTGIQTPYQKLAAIMHRHGGLCFVDFAASAPYEPIDMHPVSPLEKLDAIFFSPHKFLGGPGTNGVLIFDEALSNGRIPDEPGGGTVAWVNPWGGRRYTNEIEMREDGGTPGFLQAFRTALCVKLKDQMNGSGHYMAIREFELCQELMSGLRSIPECSLLAGHHTERHGIVSFTLRDIHYNLAVQLLNDRFGIQARGGCSCAGPYGHYLLGVGWTQSAQIAEAITVGDQSLRPGWIRISLHPIMTNQEVERIVSAVRNIVIHIQWWKQDYLYDASTNSWTHIYAEDPAEAKIKELFSV
- a CDS encoding aldo/keto reductase; translation: MKYRKLGSTSMNVSVIGLGTWQFGGEWGKDFTQAEVDAMLDKAGELGINLIDTAECYGDHLSEKFIGGYLARRKREDWIVATKFGHHFQGHLQREQLWRAEDVLKQLDDSLRALQTEYIDLYQFHSGTDEQFDNDKLWSMLDRQKQAGKIRHLGVSISASGSGVLQTSAAADVQAEAIQVVYNRLDRKPEEEIFPLCIENQLGVLARVPLASGYLSGKYKPNAVFGQGDVRANHNEEVRQKQLRVVAEIAANEVPSGLNMAQWALAWCLQHSAVTSVIPGCKNVEQVISNASAADLDMVKDTTQ
- a CDS encoding TVP38/TMEM64 family protein; amino-acid sequence: MYFLDIMSWLTEDNLRHLLEQYRSFGPFPGIALTFMKSFIPPLPTIAIVGLNGAVYGLWLGFLYSWIGLVAGCVTTFLIIQKVASHRYLRKWAERPKVAKSMTWVRQSGFSYVFLLSIFPVGPFVVINMAAGLAGMRFRSYLLALTVGKAIMVFAVSYIGNDLERFIRQPWEIIYVLVFIGLSLWGVKAIEARFARTVQNGNKAA